From Streptomyces chrestomyceticus JCM 4735, one genomic window encodes:
- a CDS encoding ABC transporter ATP-binding protein, producing MSSVFGTGLEAVGPLLARLGVDDAVAGRTGRIGWLAAAMAGLALVQFGAEFTRRYAAGKLALGVQHRLRTQVFDSLQRLDGVKQDALRTGQVVSRANSDLTQVQIMLGMLPIPLGTSALFIVAIGAMLWLCAPLALVALTVVPLTAWAAARSRARLVPATRAAQAGAAQVAEQVEEAVTGVRVVKGFGQEDRETDRLARAARGLFGRRMRVARIQAGATATLAALPALGQVGVLALGGWLALRGTIGLGTFLAFAAYMALLAGPARLFASFLVTAQQARAAAERVNELIDARPDITEPENPVALPAGPVGLELRDVRFGYAPSDPVLDGASLTVRPGETLALVGPSGSGKSTVSLLLPRFYDPQAGSVHVGPPGAAPDIRELSLADLRATIGVVFEEPFLFSCSVRDNIAYGRPDATDEQVRAAAEAAEAHEFITALPDGYATEVGERGLTLSGGQRQRVVLARALLADPRVLVLDDATSAVDAGTEAAIHRTLRAVTGDRTTLLIAHRRSTLQLADRIAVLDDGRVVDTGTQEELAERCPLFRELLAGPGDSLDVRVTADPHTGDRGVTPDLWPEPPADETPKAAEDEAEDPRLDETRLRAPDPDARFRRLLAPVRAALLLGLLLVVADSLASLALPLLVRHGLDAGVGAGDGGALTTTVLTALLVVALGWGVLTLQARITRRAGERVLYGLRVKTFAHLQRLGLDFYERERGGQIMTAMVNDIDALSAFLQTHLLTSVAALATLCGAVVAMLAVDIPLALTALALVPLIAVATAVFWRLSSAAYTDARKRVGEVNSSLQENVSGLRVAQSQSREGRTAEAFGKLSESYRAARLRAQRYAAVYFPCVNLTAELAKATVLLFGAHRVADGGIGPGVLVAFTLFLGMFFSPIQQLSLAFDSYQQASVGLRRTLRLLRVEPSVRSAADPAPVPDRLRGPIELREVTLRYPGAERPSLDRVSLRIEPGETVALVGATGAGKSTVVKLLARFHDATEGQVLVDGTDIRAYDPPAYRRLLGVVPQEAHLFTGDIADNVRYGRPDATDQEVEAAVRAVGALPAVAAQPYGFRQSVGERGQRLSAGQRQLVALARAHLVDPGLLLLDEATAALDPATERTVLDAGDRLADGRTTVLVAHRLATAARADRIVVLDAGRIAEQGSHQELLDADGAYARLWRHHSTAAEPAPLTQG from the coding sequence GTGAGTTCCGTGTTCGGCACGGGACTTGAAGCGGTCGGACCGCTGCTGGCCCGGCTCGGCGTCGACGACGCCGTCGCAGGCCGCACCGGCCGCATCGGCTGGCTCGCCGCCGCCATGGCAGGTCTCGCGCTCGTCCAGTTCGGCGCCGAGTTCACCCGCCGCTACGCCGCCGGAAAGCTCGCCCTCGGCGTCCAGCACCGGCTGCGCACCCAGGTGTTCGACTCGCTGCAACGCCTGGACGGCGTCAAACAGGACGCGCTCCGCACCGGCCAGGTGGTCTCCCGGGCCAACAGCGACCTGACCCAGGTGCAGATCATGCTCGGGATGCTGCCGATCCCGCTCGGCACCTCGGCCCTCTTCATCGTCGCCATCGGCGCGATGCTCTGGCTGTGCGCCCCGCTCGCCCTGGTCGCGCTGACCGTGGTGCCCCTCACCGCGTGGGCCGCCGCCCGCAGCCGCGCCCGGCTCGTCCCCGCCACCCGCGCGGCCCAGGCCGGTGCCGCCCAGGTCGCCGAGCAGGTCGAGGAGGCCGTGACCGGCGTACGGGTGGTCAAGGGCTTCGGCCAGGAGGACCGCGAGACCGACCGGCTGGCGCGCGCTGCCCGCGGCCTGTTCGGACGGCGTATGCGCGTGGCGCGCATCCAGGCCGGCGCCACCGCCACCCTCGCGGCACTGCCCGCGCTCGGCCAGGTCGGCGTACTCGCCCTCGGCGGCTGGCTGGCGCTGCGCGGCACCATCGGACTGGGCACCTTCCTCGCCTTCGCCGCCTACATGGCGCTGCTGGCCGGACCCGCCAGGCTGTTCGCCAGCTTTCTGGTCACCGCCCAGCAAGCGCGCGCTGCCGCCGAACGCGTCAACGAACTCATCGACGCCCGGCCCGACATCACCGAACCGGAAAACCCCGTCGCCCTGCCCGCCGGCCCCGTCGGCCTGGAACTGCGCGACGTCCGCTTCGGGTACGCCCCCAGCGACCCCGTCCTCGACGGCGCGTCGCTGACCGTACGGCCCGGCGAGACCCTCGCCCTCGTCGGCCCGTCGGGCTCCGGAAAATCCACCGTCTCCCTGCTGCTCCCCCGCTTCTACGACCCGCAGGCCGGCTCCGTGCACGTCGGCCCGCCCGGCGCGGCCCCCGACATCCGCGAACTGTCGCTCGCGGACCTCCGAGCCACCATCGGCGTGGTCTTCGAAGAACCGTTCCTGTTCTCCTGCTCGGTCCGCGACAACATCGCCTACGGGCGCCCGGACGCCACCGACGAGCAGGTCAGGGCCGCCGCCGAGGCCGCCGAGGCACACGAGTTCATCACCGCGCTGCCCGACGGCTACGCCACCGAGGTCGGCGAACGCGGGCTGACCCTCTCCGGCGGGCAGCGGCAGCGCGTGGTGCTGGCCCGCGCCCTGCTGGCCGACCCGCGCGTGCTCGTCCTGGACGACGCGACCTCCGCCGTGGACGCCGGTACCGAGGCCGCCATCCACCGCACGCTGCGCGCCGTCACCGGCGACCGGACGACCCTGCTGATCGCCCACCGCCGCTCCACCCTCCAGCTCGCCGACCGCATCGCCGTCCTGGACGACGGCCGCGTGGTGGACACCGGCACCCAGGAGGAGCTGGCCGAGCGCTGCCCGCTGTTCCGCGAACTCCTGGCCGGTCCCGGCGACTCCCTCGACGTACGCGTCACCGCCGACCCGCACACCGGCGACCGGGGCGTCACCCCGGACCTCTGGCCCGAGCCCCCCGCCGACGAGACGCCGAAGGCGGCGGAGGACGAGGCCGAAGACCCGCGCCTGGACGAGACCCGGCTGCGCGCCCCCGACCCCGACGCCCGCTTCCGGCGGCTGCTCGCCCCCGTACGCGCCGCCCTGCTGCTCGGCCTGCTCCTCGTCGTCGCCGACTCCCTCGCCTCCCTCGCCCTGCCCCTCCTCGTCCGGCACGGCCTGGACGCCGGGGTCGGCGCGGGCGACGGCGGCGCGCTCACCACCACCGTCCTGACCGCCCTGCTCGTCGTCGCCCTCGGCTGGGGCGTGCTCACCCTTCAGGCACGCATCACCCGGCGGGCCGGGGAGCGGGTGCTGTACGGGCTCCGGGTGAAAACCTTCGCCCACCTCCAGCGGCTCGGCCTGGACTTCTACGAACGCGAACGCGGCGGCCAGATCATGACCGCGATGGTCAACGACATCGACGCGCTCTCCGCCTTCCTCCAGACCCACCTGCTGACCTCGGTGGCCGCGCTGGCCACCCTGTGCGGCGCGGTGGTGGCGATGCTCGCCGTCGACATCCCGCTGGCCCTGACCGCGCTCGCCCTCGTCCCCCTGATCGCCGTCGCCACCGCCGTCTTCTGGCGGCTGTCCTCCGCCGCGTACACCGATGCGCGCAAGCGTGTCGGCGAGGTCAACTCCAGCCTCCAGGAGAACGTCTCCGGCCTGCGCGTCGCCCAGTCCCAGAGCCGCGAGGGCAGGACCGCCGAGGCGTTCGGCAAGCTCTCCGAGAGCTACCGCGCCGCCCGGCTGCGCGCCCAGCGCTACGCCGCCGTGTACTTCCCGTGCGTCAACCTCACCGCCGAACTCGCCAAGGCCACCGTCCTGCTCTTCGGCGCCCACCGGGTCGCGGACGGCGGCATCGGCCCCGGTGTGCTGGTCGCCTTCACCCTCTTCCTCGGCATGTTCTTCTCGCCGATCCAGCAGCTCTCGCTCGCCTTCGACAGCTACCAGCAGGCGTCCGTCGGCCTGCGCCGCACGCTGCGGTTGCTGCGCGTCGAGCCGTCCGTACGGTCCGCCGCCGACCCCGCGCCCGTACCGGACCGGCTGCGCGGCCCGATCGAACTGCGCGAGGTCACCCTCCGCTACCCGGGCGCCGAGCGGCCGTCGCTGGACCGCGTCAGCCTGCGCATCGAGCCCGGCGAGACGGTCGCGCTCGTCGGCGCGACCGGCGCCGGAAAGTCCACCGTCGTCAAACTGCTCGCCCGCTTCCACGACGCCACCGAGGGACAGGTGCTGGTGGACGGCACGGACATCCGCGCCTACGACCCGCCCGCCTACCGGCGGCTGCTCGGCGTCGTCCCCCAGGAAGCGCACCTGTTCACCGGCGACATCGCCGACAACGTCCGCTACGGACGGCCCGACGCCACCGACCAGGAGGTCGAGGCGGCCGTACGCGCCGTGGGCGCGCTGCCCGCGGTCGCCGCCCAGCCGTACGGCTTCCGCCAGTCCGTCGGCGAACGCGGACAGCGCCTGTCCGCGGGCCAGCGCCAGCTCGTCGCCCTGGCCCGCGCCCACCTCGTCGACCCCGGCCTGCTGCTGCTCGACGAGGCCACCGCCGCCCTCGACCCGGCCACCGAACGCACGGTGCTGGACGCCGGGGACCGGCTGGCCGACGGCCGCACCACCGTCCTGGTCGCGCACCGCCTGGCCACCGCCGCGCGCGCCGACCGGATCGTCGTCCTGGACGCCGGACGGATCGCCGAGCAGGGCTCCCACCAGGAGCTCCTCGACGCCGACGGCGCGTACGCCCGACTGTGGCGCCACCACTCCACCGCCGCCGAACCCGCCCCCCTCACCCAAGGATGA
- a CDS encoding FecCD family ABC transporter permease encodes MTTAATAGRTGAPAPEAKPAPPTGRPVLRAGGLLLGLALLAVVVLVSIAVGAKAIPLDQVWHALFESTGTADDRIVRELRLPRTALGVAAGAALGLAGAVMQSLTRNPLADPGLLGVNAGASAAVVTAISVLGVTSFTGYLWFALAGAGVAAVLVNALGGSRAATPVRLALAGTAVNAALFGYVNGLQLTDLSALETMRHWSIGTLTGRRGDLLPTALPFLLAGAVLALAVARPLNAVALGEDTARSLGARLGRTRVLSIVAITLLSGAATAVCGPIGFIGLMIPHAVRAFCGPDNRWLFPYCAVFAPVLLLGSDIIGRVLVPPTEIEVGVVTAFFGGLLFIHLVRRRKVAQL; translated from the coding sequence ATGACGACGGCGGCGACCGCCGGGCGCACCGGCGCACCCGCCCCGGAAGCCAAGCCCGCCCCGCCCACCGGACGCCCCGTACTGCGGGCCGGCGGGCTGCTGCTGGGCCTGGCGCTGCTGGCCGTCGTCGTCCTCGTGAGCATCGCCGTGGGCGCCAAGGCCATCCCCCTCGACCAGGTGTGGCACGCCCTGTTCGAGTCGACCGGCACCGCCGACGACCGGATCGTGCGGGAACTGCGGCTGCCCCGTACCGCACTCGGTGTCGCGGCGGGCGCCGCCCTCGGCCTGGCCGGCGCCGTGATGCAGTCCCTCACCCGCAACCCGCTGGCCGACCCCGGCCTCCTCGGCGTCAACGCGGGTGCCTCGGCCGCCGTGGTCACCGCGATCAGCGTGCTGGGCGTCACCTCCTTCACCGGCTACCTGTGGTTCGCGCTGGCCGGCGCCGGAGTGGCGGCCGTCCTGGTCAACGCGCTCGGCGGCAGCCGGGCGGCCACCCCCGTACGGCTGGCCCTGGCGGGCACCGCCGTCAACGCCGCCCTCTTCGGCTACGTCAACGGCCTCCAACTGACGGACCTGAGCGCCCTGGAGACCATGCGGCACTGGTCCATCGGCACCCTCACCGGCCGCCGCGGCGACCTGCTGCCGACCGCGCTGCCGTTCCTGCTGGCCGGTGCCGTCCTCGCGCTGGCGGTGGCCCGCCCGCTGAACGCGGTCGCCCTGGGCGAGGACACCGCCCGCTCCCTCGGCGCCCGGCTGGGCCGCACCCGGGTGCTGTCCATCGTGGCCATCACCCTGCTGTCCGGCGCCGCGACCGCCGTGTGCGGGCCGATCGGCTTCATCGGCCTGATGATCCCGCACGCCGTACGGGCCTTCTGCGGCCCCGACAACCGGTGGCTGTTCCCGTACTGCGCCGTCTTCGCGCCGGTCCTGCTCCTGGGGTCGGACATCATCGGCCGGGTGCTGGTGCCGCCGACCGAGATCGAGGTCGGAGTCGTCACCGCGTTCTTCGGCGGCCTGCTCTTCATCCACCTCGTCCGCCGCCGGAAGGTGGCCCAGTTGTGA
- a CDS encoding FecCD family ABC transporter permease codes for MTAVRTSSARRTAPRPAVLRTRGGLSLRLGRRALLVCAALALTGMLVAVLSLGMGSYRLSPAEVVATLFGDGPPGADFVVVDLRLPRVLDGLLAGFAMGMSGAVFQSLARNPLGSPDVIGFGSGASAGALVSVILLEAGTAQIALGAVLGGLATAAAVYLLAWKRGVHGYRLVLVGIGGSAVLGSLTSYLYVRADIGKAAEAATWMIGSLNGRGWPDVTVAALGVAALAPAVLALARRLSLLEMGDDTAAALGVAPERSRLALLATGTGLTALAVAAAGPIPFVALAAPQLARRLTRSPGPNVLPAAWMGAVLVTLADWAAQRVSGTGILPVGVITGVGGGVYLAWLLFLERRSGKL; via the coding sequence GTGACCGCCGTACGCACGTCCAGCGCGCGCCGCACGGCGCCCCGCCCCGCCGTCCTGCGCACGCGCGGCGGGCTGTCCCTGAGGCTGGGCCGCCGTGCCCTGCTGGTCTGCGCGGCACTGGCGCTGACCGGCATGCTGGTGGCCGTCCTGTCGCTGGGCATGGGCAGCTACCGCCTCAGCCCCGCCGAGGTCGTCGCCACCCTCTTCGGGGACGGGCCGCCCGGCGCGGACTTCGTCGTGGTCGACCTGCGGCTGCCCCGAGTGCTGGACGGGCTGCTGGCCGGCTTCGCCATGGGCATGAGCGGCGCGGTCTTCCAGTCGCTGGCCCGCAACCCGCTCGGCAGCCCCGACGTCATCGGCTTCGGCAGCGGCGCGTCGGCCGGCGCCCTCGTCTCCGTCATCCTGCTGGAGGCCGGGACCGCGCAAATCGCCCTCGGCGCCGTACTCGGTGGACTGGCCACCGCCGCCGCCGTCTACCTGCTGGCCTGGAAGCGCGGCGTGCACGGCTACCGCCTGGTGCTCGTCGGCATCGGCGGCTCGGCGGTCCTCGGGTCGCTCACCAGCTACCTGTACGTACGGGCCGACATCGGCAAGGCCGCCGAAGCCGCCACCTGGATGATCGGCAGCCTCAACGGCCGCGGCTGGCCCGACGTGACCGTGGCCGCACTCGGGGTCGCCGCCCTGGCACCCGCCGTCCTGGCGCTGGCCCGGCGGCTCTCCCTGCTGGAGATGGGCGACGACACCGCGGCCGCACTCGGCGTCGCCCCCGAACGCAGCCGCCTGGCCCTCCTGGCCACCGGCACCGGTCTGACGGCACTCGCCGTCGCCGCCGCCGGACCGATCCCGTTCGTCGCCCTCGCCGCTCCCCAGTTGGCCCGCCGCCTCACCCGCTCACCGGGCCCGAACGTGCTGCCCGCCGCCTGGATGGGCGCCGTCCTGGTCACCCTCGCCGACTGGGCGGCGCAGCGCGTGTCCGGTACGGGCATCCTGCCGGTGGGCGTGATCACGGGGGTGGGCGGGGGCGTGTATCTGGCGTGGCTGCTGTTTCTGGAGAGGAGGTCGGGGAAGTTGTGA
- the rfbB gene encoding dTDP-glucose 4,6-dehydratase: protein MRILVTGGAGFIGSHFVRTLLTPEGPGGGTGPHVVTVLDALTYAGDRANLRPVADDPRYTFVHGDIRDRPLVDDLLADHDAVVHFAAESHVDRSIAGGTDFASTNVLGTQVLLESAVRHRIARFVHVSTDEVYGSIAEGSWTEDEPLAPNSPYSASKAGSDLLALAHHRTHGLDISVTRCSNNYGPYQHPEKVIPLFVSRLLAGGRVPLYGDGLNVRDWLHVDDHCRALRLVLEGGRPGEVYNIGGGTELSNKDLTERLLAACGADWDRVDHVTDRKGHDRRYSVDWTKIRTELGYVPQHAFEDGLAETVAWYREHPERWAPPAEGTATAAAGGAAR, encoded by the coding sequence TTGAGAATCCTCGTCACCGGCGGAGCCGGCTTCATCGGCTCCCACTTCGTCCGCACCCTGCTCACCCCCGAAGGCCCCGGCGGCGGCACCGGACCGCATGTCGTCACCGTGCTGGACGCCCTGACCTACGCGGGGGACCGCGCCAACCTCCGGCCCGTGGCGGACGACCCGCGCTACACCTTCGTGCACGGCGACATCCGCGACCGGCCGCTGGTGGACGACCTGCTGGCCGACCACGACGCGGTGGTGCACTTCGCCGCCGAGTCGCACGTGGACCGCTCCATCGCGGGCGGCACCGACTTCGCCTCCACCAACGTCCTCGGTACCCAGGTCCTCCTGGAATCCGCGGTACGCCACCGCATCGCCCGCTTCGTGCACGTCTCCACCGACGAGGTGTACGGCTCGATCGCGGAAGGCTCCTGGACCGAGGACGAGCCCCTGGCACCCAACTCCCCGTACTCCGCCAGCAAGGCCGGCTCCGACCTGCTCGCCCTCGCCCACCACCGCACGCACGGCCTCGACATCTCGGTGACCCGCTGCTCCAACAACTACGGCCCCTACCAGCACCCCGAGAAGGTCATCCCGCTGTTCGTCAGCCGCCTGCTGGCGGGCGGGCGCGTCCCGCTGTACGGCGACGGGCTCAACGTCCGCGACTGGCTGCATGTCGACGACCACTGCCGGGCCCTGCGGCTCGTCCTGGAAGGCGGCCGGCCCGGCGAGGTCTACAACATCGGCGGCGGCACCGAACTCAGCAACAAGGACCTCACCGAACGCCTCCTCGCCGCCTGCGGCGCCGACTGGGACCGGGTCGACCACGTCACCGACCGCAAGGGCCACGACCGGCGCTACTCCGTGGACTGGACGAAGATCCGTACCGAACTCGGCTACGTACCGCAGCACGCCTTCGAGGACGGGCTCGCCGAGACCGTCGCCTGGTACCGCGAACATCCCGAACGGTGGGCGCCGCCGGCCGAGGGCACCGCCACCGCCGCCGCGGGAGGTGCCGCCCGGTGA
- the rfbD gene encoding dTDP-4-dehydrorhamnose reductase, whose protein sequence is MNRWLITGASGMLGREVSRMLAADGACALPLDRRTLDLTDTRAVESALRRVRPAVVVNCAAYTDVDGAETHEEQAHRINADAVRGLARACAATGTRLLHVSTDYVFSGDATTPYTEGAPTGPRTAYGRSKLAGEQAVLAELPHTGTVVRTAWLYGAHGRNFVRTMAERAVRGATVDVVDDQTGQPTPARDVAGRLLALGRGPIRPGVFHATTGGTTTWYGLAREVFRLAGADPDHVRPTDSTTLNRPARRPAWSVLGHDRWAAAGLPAPRHWREALAAEFTRVTAALEGAVSCAR, encoded by the coding sequence GTGAACCGCTGGCTGATCACCGGCGCGAGCGGCATGCTCGGCCGCGAGGTGTCCCGCATGCTGGCCGCCGACGGCGCATGCGCGCTCCCCCTGGACCGCCGGACCCTGGACCTCACCGACACCCGCGCCGTGGAGTCCGCCCTGCGCCGCGTCCGCCCGGCCGTGGTCGTCAACTGCGCCGCTTACACGGACGTGGACGGCGCCGAGACCCACGAGGAGCAGGCACACCGCATCAACGCGGACGCCGTGCGCGGCCTGGCCCGCGCCTGCGCCGCCACCGGCACCCGGCTGCTGCACGTCTCCACCGACTACGTCTTCTCCGGCGACGCCACCACCCCGTACACCGAAGGCGCGCCGACCGGCCCCCGTACCGCCTACGGCCGCAGCAAGCTCGCGGGCGAACAGGCCGTCCTGGCCGAACTGCCGCACACCGGCACCGTCGTCCGCACCGCCTGGCTGTACGGCGCCCACGGCCGCAACTTCGTCCGCACCATGGCCGAACGCGCCGTACGCGGCGCCACCGTGGACGTCGTCGACGATCAGACCGGCCAGCCCACCCCGGCCCGCGACGTCGCCGGACGGCTCCTCGCCCTGGGGCGCGGGCCCATCCGCCCCGGCGTCTTCCACGCCACCACCGGCGGCACGACCACCTGGTACGGACTGGCCCGCGAAGTCTTCCGGCTGGCCGGCGCCGACCCGGACCACGTCCGGCCCACCGACAGCACCACCCTGAACCGGCCCGCCCGCCGACCCGCCTGGAGCGTGCTGGGCCACGACCGCTGGGCCGCCGCCGGGCTGCCCGCACCCCGGCACTGGCGCGAAGCGCTCGCCGCCGAGTTCACCCGGGTGACCGCCGCCCTGGAAGGAGCCGTCTCATGCGCCCGCTGA
- a CDS encoding glucose-1-phosphate thymidylyltransferase, whose protein sequence is MKALVLSGGTGSRLRPITHTAAKQLVPVANKPVLFYGIESLVAAGVTDIGIIVGDTAEEIRTAVGDGSRFGARVTYLPQEQPLGLAHAVLIARDWLGDDDFVMYLGDNFVVGGIAELVDEFRETRPEARILLTKVPDPSAFGVAELSPEGHVVRLEEKPSDPRSDLALVGVYLFTPGVHDAVRAIEPSARGELEITDALQWLVDAGRTVQSTVISGYWKDTGNATDMLEVNRTVLEGLPPAVLGDVDDASELVGRVRIEAGASVVRSRIVGPAVIGAGSVVRDSYIGPSTSVADGCLISGSEVEFSIVLGDSRIENAGRIEGSLIGRMVRMSGAARAPRAHRLVLGDHSQVQIAP, encoded by the coding sequence ATGAAGGCACTTGTCCTCTCCGGAGGCACCGGCAGCAGACTGCGGCCCATCACCCACACCGCCGCCAAGCAGCTCGTCCCCGTCGCCAACAAGCCGGTGCTCTTCTACGGCATCGAATCCCTGGTCGCGGCGGGCGTCACCGACATCGGCATCATCGTCGGGGACACCGCCGAGGAGATCCGTACGGCCGTGGGCGACGGCTCCCGCTTCGGCGCCCGCGTCACCTACCTCCCCCAGGAACAGCCCCTCGGCCTGGCGCACGCCGTCCTGATCGCCCGCGACTGGCTCGGCGACGACGACTTCGTGATGTACCTCGGCGACAACTTCGTGGTCGGCGGCATCGCCGAACTCGTCGACGAGTTCCGGGAGACCCGCCCCGAGGCCCGCATCCTGCTCACCAAGGTCCCCGACCCCAGCGCCTTCGGCGTCGCCGAACTCAGCCCCGAAGGGCACGTCGTACGCCTGGAGGAGAAGCCCAGCGACCCGCGCAGCGACCTGGCGCTGGTCGGCGTCTACCTCTTCACGCCGGGCGTGCACGACGCCGTACGGGCCATCGAGCCCTCGGCTCGCGGCGAACTGGAGATCACCGACGCCCTCCAGTGGCTGGTCGACGCCGGCCGCACCGTCCAGTCCACGGTCATCTCCGGCTACTGGAAGGACACCGGCAACGCCACCGACATGCTGGAGGTCAACCGCACCGTGCTGGAGGGCCTGCCGCCCGCCGTCCTCGGCGACGTGGACGACGCCAGCGAACTGGTCGGCCGGGTCCGTATCGAGGCCGGGGCCAGCGTCGTACGGTCCCGGATCGTGGGACCGGCCGTCATCGGCGCGGGCAGCGTCGTGCGCGACTCCTACATCGGCCCCTCCACCTCCGTCGCCGACGGGTGCCTGATCAGCGGCAGCGAGGTGGAGTTCTCCATCGTCCTGGGCGACTCCCGCATCGAGAACGCCGGCCGGATCGAGGGCTCGCTGATCGGCCGCATGGTCCGGATGAGCGGCGCCGCCCGCGCGCCCCGCGCGCACCGTCTGGTGCTCGGCGACCACAGCCAGGTGCAGATAGCGCCCTGA
- a CDS encoding dTDP-4-dehydrorhamnose 3,5-epimerase family protein — protein MRPLSIEGAWAREPLVHRDDRGSFHEWFTQPEFTGATGRAPVLAQANCSVSRRGVLRGVHFSEVPPGQAKYVTCVRGAVLDVVVDLRTGSPTYRAWEAVPLDEDGLSAVYLSEGLGHAFMALSDDATVVYLCSTGYQPRREHGVHPLDPALGIEWPAGVTPLLSAKDAAAPTLEEAEGRGLLPSYEECVRHRAAVRGADRDADQGVDRDADRGVDREGSAA, from the coding sequence ATGCGCCCGCTGAGCATAGAAGGAGCCTGGGCCCGCGAACCCCTCGTCCACCGGGACGACCGGGGATCCTTCCACGAATGGTTCACCCAGCCGGAGTTCACCGGCGCCACCGGGCGCGCCCCGGTACTGGCGCAGGCCAACTGCTCCGTCTCCCGGCGCGGCGTGCTGCGCGGGGTGCACTTCAGCGAGGTGCCGCCCGGCCAGGCCAAGTACGTCACCTGCGTACGCGGCGCCGTCCTGGACGTGGTGGTGGACCTGCGGACCGGCTCCCCCACCTACCGCGCGTGGGAGGCCGTACCGCTGGACGAGGACGGGCTGAGCGCGGTCTACCTCTCCGAAGGGCTCGGCCACGCCTTCATGGCCCTGTCCGACGACGCCACCGTGGTCTACCTCTGCTCCACCGGCTACCAGCCGCGGCGCGAACACGGCGTCCATCCGCTGGACCCTGCACTGGGCATCGAATGGCCCGCAGGGGTCACTCCGCTGCTGTCCGCCAAGGACGCGGCCGCGCCCACTCTGGAGGAGGCCGAGGGGCGGGGGCTGCTGCCTTCGTACGAGGAGTGTGTACGTCATCGGGCGGCGGTCAGGGGCGCCGATCGGGACGCTGATCAGGGCGTTGATCGGGACGCTGATCGGGGCGTTGATCGGGAAGGCAGCGCGGCATGA